In Haliscomenobacter hydrossis DSM 1100, the DNA window ATGACCACCGACGTGTTGTCTTGCTGGCCTCCATATACTCGATAAGGAAACAAGTTATCCGTATTGACCCGATAAAACTGTGCGGTAGGTTGATTGCCCTGGGTTGACCAGCTGCGTCCGGCATTGAAGGAAATCTCCCCTCCCCCATCGTCTCCCAGAATCATGTTCTGGTTGTTGTTGGGGTTGATCCACAGATCGTGGGTATCACCATGACCGACCCGGATGGTGCTGAACGTACGTCCGCCGTCAATGGAGCGCGTCATAGGAGCGTTGAGGACGTAGACAATATCGGCATTGCTGGGATCGGCAAACACCTCCATATAATACCAGGAACGCGAATTGATGTTTTGATCGGAGCTCAATAAGGCCCAGGATTCTCCGCCGTTGTCCGAGCGGTACAAACCCGCTTTGGATTTTTCGGCCTCCACAATGGCAAAAACGCGGTTGGGGTTGACGGGCGAAACGGAAACGCCGATTTTGCCCATTTCTTTAGGCAAACCTTCGTTGATTTTTTTCCAGGTTTCTCCGCCGTCGGTAGACTTCCAAATCATGGAGCCAGGGCCACCACTTTCGACTTTCCAGGGGGTGCGGCGGTGTTGCCAGGTAGCGGCGTACAAAATGCGTGGATTGGTTCGATCCATACTCAAGCTGGAAGCACCGGAGTTTTCGTCGACGTACAATACTTTTTTCCAGGTTGTGCCCCCATCGGAAGACTTGTAAATTCCCCGATCGGCGCCAGGCCCATGCAAGGGGCCTTGAGCGGCAACATACACCAGATCGGGATTGTGGGGATGTACCACCACGTCGGAGATGTGGCGGGTTTTTTCCAAACCCATGTTTTTCCAGGTTTTCCCGGCATCGGTGGATTTGTACACGCCATCGCCGTAAGTGGTCATTACGCCGCGCACCGCGTGCTCACCCATGCCTACGTAGATGACATTGGGATCGGAGTCGGCCACGGCAATATCGCCCACCGAGCTGGATTTGAACTGGCCGTCGGAGATATTGCGCCAGTTGAGGCCAGCGTCTTCAGTTTTCCAGAGACCACCACCGGTATACCCGCAATAATACAGGTTTTCATTTTGGATGACGCCCGAAACGGCATTGGAGCGCCCGCCGCGAAAGGGGCCGATATTGCGCCATCTCAGTCCGGCGTAGTTTTTGGCATCAAAGGTATTGGTGCTGGGCGGCGGCGTGGCTGGTGCCGGGGCATTCTTTTTTTGTCCCCAAAGGTTGTTGCTGAGCAGCAACAGCGCTAGCAATAAGAGTTTGTAAAGGTTTTGCATGATTTTGGTCAGGTTATGTAGACTTGATCAAAAATAGCAAACCCTTTGCAAGAATCTTTTATTTATTTGGAAAGAATCTCCGAATAAAAATTCCCTTCCCGGTATTCATAAAGCACGTGGCGAACCGTTGGCGTGAGGTTTTTGGGTAAATTATCGAGGTAGAACCATTCTGCTTCTTTGAACTTGTGGGTTTCACGTGCTTGTAATTCTCCATCCCAATGATAGGCTTTGAAATACATGACGATGCGTTGCTGTTGATTTTTGATCTTGTGCAAAACATGCACCAGGTGCAGGTCTTCGGGTTTTAGGACAATTCCGGCTTCTTCAAAACTTTCCCTGATGACGGATTGTCGTGCAGATTCGCGCAATTCAACATTTCCACCTACCAGCGTATAGTTGCCCCCATTGGGCTTCGTTTGTTTTAACAGCAAGATTTGCCCTTTGTGGTAAAGGATCAAACGCGCTTTGACATTGATGTTGCCCGAAATCATTGGTTTACCGGGTTTATAAGATGATCGTAGCTCTGTCGTTAAAAATTTAAGGCTACTAGAAGGCCAAATATAGCAACACTTGGGGATTCGGATCATTAAAACTTTACGATGACACTCAGCTAAGTATTTTTTATTATTTTTGTGGTTGATTTCCCGTGAACTTGCCTGAAATGCCATTAACCTTAACTATTTAACCAAAAGAGCGCTTATGCATTACGAAAACGTTCTGGCGACTATAGGCAATACACCTTTGATTCGGATGAATCGTATTGCGCAGGAAATCCCGGCCAAAGTATTCGCTAAGGTAGAATCCTACAACCCTGGTCAAAGTGCCAAAGATCGCATTGCCCTATTCATGATTGAAGAGGCAGAGCGTGCTGGCAAACTTAAACCTGGTGGCACTATTGTAGAAGCAACTTCCGGAAATACGGGTTTTAGCATTGCTATGGTCAGTTCCATCAAGGGTTACCGTTGCATCCTCACCCTTACCAGCAAAGCTTCACCAGAAAAAATATCGCTGCTCAAATCCATGGGTGCCCAAGTGGTGATTTGTCCGGTTGATGTAGAACCCGCAGATCCTCGTTCTTATTATTCGGCAGCTGAGCGCATCGCCCACGAAACGCCCAATTCTTTTTATTTGGCCCAGAATTTCAATTTGGACAATGCCGAAGCGCATTACCGCACTACGGGGCCAGAGATTTGGAAACAAACCAGGGGAAAAATCACCCATTTCGTCTGCTGTGCAGGCACAGGTGGAACCCTTTCTGGTACGGCACGTTACCTCAAAGAAAAAAATCCAGACGTCAAAATTATCGGTGTAGATGCTTATGGCTCGGTGTTGAAAAAATTCTGGGAAACCCACGAATATGACCCCAACGAAATCAAACCCTACAAGGTAGAAGGCTTGGGAAAAAACATCATCCCCCACAACATGAACTTTGAACTGGTGGATGATTTTGTCAAAGTCACCGACAAAGACAGCGCCTTTCAAACCCGCGATTTGGCCAAATACGAAGGCTTGATGGTCGGCTATTCCAGCGGATCGGCGATGCAGGCGGTTTTTGAAATCGCCGATGAGTTGAGCAAAGATGACGTGGTGGTCGTGCTGTTTTCAGACCACGGCTCACGTTACCTGGGTAAGATTTTCAACGATGAGTGGATGGTTGAACAAGGCTGGCTGGAATGTGAACCCGCCGAGGCAGCAGCCGGAATGGGCAGTACGCCTCCGGTGAAGCACTTCGAGCATTATGCTCCTGCGGAAGCAACCGGATCAGCGGCTTATTTCTACAGCTACGAAGCCATGCGCGATCGGTACATCAAGTACTACCGCACGTATCGGCTGAAGTATAAAAAATACATTCGGCTGACGCGGCAAACGTTGGGGCTTTAGGGTTCGGGGGTTCGAAGTTCGGGGGTTTAGCACCACTCCCGAACCCACGAACTTCGAACCCCTCAACCCACGACCCCCCGAACTCCGAACCCTTTTTCCTTGACAAAACCATTCCCGCCGCTTATTTTTGCGCTGGAATAAAAAAATATCCGACCAAACATATGAAGACAGAAAAAACCAAAGCGTATTTGTCGAACGAAGATGTTTCTGTGCCCTTGTTTAAAAACAAGTGGGTAGATCGTTTTACCCGTACGCACATTGCGATTCCGGTGTCGATTTTCTTTGTGTATTCCGCTTGCTTGCTGTATTACACTGCGGCCAAAACCGAATTGACCTGGCCAGTGGTGACCGGGCTGTTTTTTGCCGGCTTGTTGTTGTTCACTTATGTGGAATACCTCGTACACCGCTATGTGTACCACATGGAGGGCGATACGCCTACCAAGAAAGAAGTGCAATACAAAATGCACGGCGTACACCACGATTATCCAAAGGACAAACAACGCCTGGCGATGCCTCCTTTTTTGAGCATCACC includes these proteins:
- a CDS encoding NUDIX domain-containing protein, which encodes MISGNINVKARLILYHKGQILLLKQTKPNGGNYTLVGGNVELRESARQSVIRESFEEAGIVLKPEDLHLVHVLHKIKNQQQRIVMYFKAYHWDGELQARETHKFKEAEWFYLDNLPKNLTPTVRHVLYEYREGNFYSEILSK
- a CDS encoding sterol desaturase family protein, which produces MKTEKTKAYLSNEDVSVPLFKNKWVDRFTRTHIAIPVSIFFVYSACLLYYTAAKTELTWPVVTGLFFAGLLLFTYVEYLVHRYVYHMEGDTPTKKEVQYKMHGVHHDYPKDKQRLAMPPFLSITIATILLLIFELILDKYSFSFLAGFLVGYAMYLLVHYSVHIFRMPNNFMKALWINHSIHHYSPEDAMFGVSSPLWDYVFGTTPKKKGIKTAEIVVNDNL
- a CDS encoding PLP-dependent cysteine synthase family protein produces the protein MHYENVLATIGNTPLIRMNRIAQEIPAKVFAKVESYNPGQSAKDRIALFMIEEAERAGKLKPGGTIVEATSGNTGFSIAMVSSIKGYRCILTLTSKASPEKISLLKSMGAQVVICPVDVEPADPRSYYSAAERIAHETPNSFYLAQNFNLDNAEAHYRTTGPEIWKQTRGKITHFVCCAGTGGTLSGTARYLKEKNPDVKIIGVDAYGSVLKKFWETHEYDPNEIKPYKVEGLGKNIIPHNMNFELVDDFVKVTDKDSAFQTRDLAKYEGLMVGYSSGSAMQAVFEIADELSKDDVVVVLFSDHGSRYLGKIFNDEWMVEQGWLECEPAEAAAGMGSTPPVKHFEHYAPAEATGSAAYFYSYEAMRDRYIKYYRTYRLKYKKYIRLTRQTLGL